A region from the Kineothrix sp. IPX-CK genome encodes:
- the recN gene encoding DNA repair protein RecN, which translates to MLVSLHVKNLALIDEEEICFEEGLNILTGETGAGKSIIIGSVNLALGAKADKDLIRTGAEYALIELTFKLDDEQKEELKKMDIFPEEDGILLIQRKIMAGRSVCKVCGETTGTKQLQEIAGLLLDIHGQHEHQSLLQTKKHKEILDGYAGDSLSKLKNNIRGKYNDYQQIGRELKALNSDETAREKETSLLRFEIKEIEDASLLEDEDVRLEKQYRLMTNGRKIKESVSFVYRLTGYDEEESAGENIGRALKEIRNISGYDEALSGMEEQLQDIDGILNDFNRTVKDYLEDLEFDEEDFVHTESRLNLINHLKSKYGNNIKEILAYKDAGEEKLSVLENYEAYCEGKLIEYEKTKEELTVLCGKASAVRIKYAKELTGSLKKALLDLNFENVEFDIQIRPDTENMAADGYDDVEFMISTNRGEAMKPLSQVASGGELSRIMLALKTVLADKDDIQTLIFDEIDTGISGKTAWKVSEKLGILGMSHQVICITHLPQIAARADVHFLIEKNEKEERTVTTINKITGQDSLKELARMLGGDRLTEAALQNAKEMKDLARNTKQY; encoded by the coding sequence ATGTTAGTAAGTTTACATGTAAAAAATCTGGCTTTGATCGATGAAGAGGAGATCTGCTTCGAGGAAGGTCTTAATATTCTGACCGGCGAGACCGGAGCGGGTAAATCGATTATTATCGGTTCTGTGAACCTTGCACTGGGAGCCAAGGCAGATAAGGACTTGATTCGTACGGGAGCCGAGTACGCTTTGATTGAATTGACGTTTAAACTGGATGATGAACAAAAAGAAGAATTAAAGAAAATGGATATTTTCCCTGAGGAAGACGGCATTCTGCTCATTCAGAGGAAGATAATGGCAGGCAGAAGCGTGTGCAAGGTGTGCGGAGAAACGACAGGGACGAAGCAGCTTCAGGAAATCGCAGGCCTCCTCTTGGATATCCACGGGCAACACGAACACCAGTCCCTTCTTCAGACGAAAAAGCATAAAGAAATTTTAGACGGTTATGCAGGAGATTCTCTTTCGAAGCTTAAAAATAACATCAGGGGGAAATATAATGACTATCAGCAAATCGGAAGGGAACTAAAGGCGCTGAATTCTGATGAAACCGCAAGAGAAAAAGAGACCTCTTTACTTCGTTTCGAAATAAAGGAAATTGAGGATGCCTCGCTTTTAGAAGATGAGGATGTGCGGCTGGAAAAGCAGTACCGCCTGATGACTAACGGCCGTAAAATAAAGGAATCGGTTTCTTTTGTCTATCGACTGACCGGCTATGATGAAGAAGAAAGTGCGGGGGAAAATATAGGAAGGGCTCTAAAGGAAATAAGGAATATATCAGGTTATGACGAGGCGCTGTCCGGTATGGAAGAGCAGCTTCAGGATATAGACGGCATTTTGAATGATTTCAACCGTACCGTAAAAGACTATTTGGAGGATTTGGAGTTCGACGAGGAGGACTTCGTACATACGGAAAGCCGTCTGAATTTAATTAATCATTTGAAGTCAAAATATGGAAATAATATAAAAGAAATACTTGCATATAAAGATGCCGGAGAAGAAAAGCTAAGTGTATTGGAAAATTACGAAGCTTACTGTGAAGGGAAGCTTATCGAATACGAAAAAACAAAGGAAGAACTGACTGTTTTATGTGGAAAAGCATCTGCTGTCCGCATAAAATATGCGAAAGAGCTTACCGGAAGCCTTAAAAAAGCTCTGTTAGATTTAAATTTTGAAAATGTGGAGTTTGATATACAGATCAGGCCTGATACCGAGAATATGGCGGCGGATGGCTATGACGATGTGGAGTTCATGATATCTACCAACAGAGGAGAGGCAATGAAACCCTTAAGTCAGGTGGCCAGCGGCGGCGAGCTATCCAGAATCATGTTGGCGCTTAAGACTGTTCTCGCAGATAAGGACGATATTCAGACATTGATTTTTGACGAGATAGACACAGGAATCAGTGGGAAGACTGCATGGAAGGTTTCCGAAAAACTGGGAATCTTGGGAATGTCCCATCAGGTCATTTGCATTACTCATCTTCCGCAGATTGCAGCAAGAGCGGATGTTCATTTTTTAATAGAAAAAAATGAAAAAGAAGAGCGGACGGTTACTACTATAAATAAAATTACAGGGCAGGATAGCCTGAAAGAACTTGCCAGAATGCTGGGAGGCGACAGACTTACGGAGGCGGCGCTTCAAAATGCAAAAGAAATGAAAGATTTGGCAAGAAATACAAAACAATACTAA
- a CDS encoding dihydrofolate reductase family protein, protein MKQRPVTTLFMLSSVDGKISTGSSDILDVDCDFPKLKGVREGLHQYYEIERTTDLWSLNSGRVQEKIGVNRKEFPDKTPVSFVVIDNKHLTKHGVRYFCSLSKAFVLVTTNKEHPAFSLKEDNLHIILQEKLNLKEMLEILKESYNCDRITIQTGGTLNGLFLREKLFDYIDIVIPPVLIGGKETASLVDGVSLSKSEELEQLGILKLEACDVLEDSYIRLKYKVIG, encoded by the coding sequence ATGAAGCAGCGACCTGTTACAACATTATTTATGCTTAGTTCTGTAGATGGAAAAATTAGTACGGGATCATCGGATATTTTAGATGTTGACTGTGACTTTCCCAAACTGAAAGGTGTCAGGGAAGGACTCCACCAATACTATGAAATAGAGCGGACAACAGATCTATGGTCGTTGAATTCCGGGCGTGTACAAGAAAAAATAGGAGTGAACCGGAAAGAGTTTCCTGATAAGACTCCCGTTTCTTTTGTAGTAATAGATAACAAGCACCTGACGAAGCATGGTGTTCGTTATTTTTGTTCGCTGTCGAAGGCGTTTGTACTTGTAACGACAAATAAAGAGCATCCGGCATTCTCCCTGAAGGAAGATAATCTGCATATTATCCTGCAAGAGAAGCTGAATCTGAAGGAAATGTTAGAAATATTGAAAGAATCATATAATTGTGACAGAATTACCATACAGACGGGAGGAACTCTCAATGGGCTGTTTCTCCGTGAGAAGCTTTTTGATTATATAGATATTGTTATACCGCCTGTTCTCATCGGCGGAAAGGAAACTGCCTCTCTGGTAGACGGAGTTTCTCTTTCTAAGTCTGAGGAGCTTGAGCAGTTGGGGAT
- the argR gene encoding arginine repressor, with product MKKSRHGKIVEIIEHYNIETQDELADKLKEAGFAVTQATVSRDIRELKLSKIPTGDGKQKYVVFRQDDSHLGEKFIRVLRDGFVSMDMAQNILVIKTVSGMAMAVAAAIDAMKMKEIVGSIAGDDTIMMAIRTVDDTAIVMDKIRKMIGN from the coding sequence ATGAAAAAGAGCAGACATGGTAAAATTGTCGAGATCATCGAGCATTATAATATAGAGACGCAGGATGAGCTCGCAGACAAGCTGAAGGAGGCCGGATTTGCGGTGACGCAGGCTACCGTTTCGAGGGACATAAGGGAACTGAAACTATCGAAAATCCCTACGGGAGACGGAAAACAAAAATATGTAGTGTTCAGACAGGATGACAGTCATCTGGGCGAGAAATTTATCAGAGTGCTGCGAGACGGCTTTGTTTCCATGGACATGGCACAGAATATTCTCGTCATCAAGACGGTCTCCGGCATGGCAATGGCAGTCGCTGCTGCTATTGACGCCATGAAGATGAAAGAAATCGTAGGCTCTATCGCGGGCGACGATACGATTATGATGGCCATAAGGACTGTGGACGATACGGCTATCGTGATGGACAAAATCCGAAAGATGATAGGGAATTAG
- the spoIVB gene encoding SpoIVB peptidase → MKSIKDKKRDRIDNYRIFLYLALFCSTAALICTCYFTLWKMVPSNIKIKAGVDQTLDLQLPASGDLYKDAIEVSGLTASNIPRDSIHIDLAKPVTIKANEINKYVLDLKLFGIIPLKTVDIQVIQDKTLIPAGIPIGIYVKTEGVLVIGVGEFIGEDGQKYSPSQYILQSGDYITQVNEEKITSKTTFVDIVKHSEGQEMVLTVKREEEILTLKVKPETNQAGDYKIGVWIRDNAQGVGTMTYLNEGSGFGALGHGINDVDTSTLMNLEEGKLYQTEIVGITRGSNGSPGELTGYIEYDDSKIIGEITENTSEGIFGYCNEQIKAQVPFGELPIGLKQEIKKGPAQIICSIEGQPKYYDIEILEVHLNNDNINRGIVLRITDQELLSLTGGIIQGMSGSPIVQNGKIIGAVTHVLVQDATSGYGIFIENMLLH, encoded by the coding sequence TTGAAGAGCATAAAAGATAAAAAGAGAGACAGAATCGATAATTATAGAATATTTCTGTACCTTGCGCTGTTTTGCAGCACGGCCGCACTCATATGCACCTGCTATTTTACCTTATGGAAAATGGTGCCTTCCAATATCAAAATAAAGGCCGGAGTAGATCAAACGTTGGATTTACAGCTTCCCGCTTCGGGGGATCTGTATAAGGATGCCATAGAGGTGAGCGGGCTTACGGCATCCAATATTCCCAGAGACAGTATTCACATAGATTTAGCCAAGCCGGTAACAATTAAAGCCAATGAAATCAATAAATATGTACTGGATTTGAAGCTGTTTGGAATCATCCCGCTTAAGACGGTGGATATTCAGGTGATTCAGGATAAGACGTTGATCCCGGCAGGAATACCCATTGGCATTTATGTGAAGACAGAAGGAGTTTTGGTAATCGGCGTAGGGGAATTCATTGGGGAGGACGGACAGAAGTATTCTCCTTCCCAATATATTTTGCAATCGGGAGACTATATTACGCAGGTCAATGAGGAGAAGATAACGAGTAAGACAACCTTCGTGGATATAGTAAAGCATTCCGAGGGACAGGAGATGGTTCTTACAGTAAAGAGAGAAGAAGAGATACTCACGTTAAAGGTAAAGCCTGAGACGAATCAAGCCGGAGATTATAAAATTGGGGTATGGATCAGAGATAACGCGCAGGGGGTAGGAACGATGACCTACTTAAATGAAGGCTCCGGCTTCGGCGCATTGGGACACGGAATAAACGATGTAGATACGAGCACACTTATGAATCTGGAGGAGGGCAAGCTGTATCAGACTGAAATTGTGGGCATTACGAGAGGGAGCAACGGTTCTCCCGGAGAATTGACAGGATATATCGAATACGATGATTCTAAGATTATAGGGGAGATAACCGAGAATACATCGGAGGGCATATTCGGCTACTGCAATGAGCAGATAAAGGCGCAGGTGCCCTTCGGGGAGCTCCCCATCGGCTTGAAACAGGAGATAAAAAAAGGGCCGGCACAAATCATTTGCAGTATCGAGGGACAGCCAAAGTATTATGATATAGAAATATTGGAGGTGCATCTGAATAATGACAATATAAACAGAGGTATCGTCCTTCGAATTACGGATCAGGAACTGCTTTCTTTAACAGGAGGAATTATACAGGGAATGAGCGGGTCGCCCATTGTGCAGAATGGAAAAATAATCGGAGCGGTAACCCATGTACTTGTTCAGGACGCGACCAGCGGATACGGCATTTTTATTGAAAATATGCTGCTGCATTAA
- a CDS encoding polysaccharide biosynthesis protein: protein MSDNKKKDGFIMQAGILAAASIICRIIGLLYKSPLTAIIGDEGNGYYATAYTYYTIILLVSSYSIPSAIAKVLAQRLALKEYRNAQRIFKCSVLYVMVVGGAASLILFICAPYIVMGHSVPVLRIFAPTIFFYGLLGVLRGYFQAHRTMMQTSVSQILEQILNAAVSMGAAYFLMWAASASGKDGSEQAMYGAIGSALGTGSGVLIALLFMAAVYAMNRKTIGKRIERDMTTDEESYKEIFKTITSVVTPFILGTCIYNLVTALDQTIYLRFMVHLKDMDFSEASTSYGILAQKAVTISNIPIALASAMSSAIIPTIASVYAQGAFKQAKKKTASAIKVTMLISIPAAVGIGVLSKPLVLALFPQLESLELASRLLTGLSVTVIFYGLSTLTNAVLQGIGRVNTPVINAAIALILQTAMLVPVIWFTDLGIYGVMLATMMYSLMMCILNSISLRKYLDYKQEFDKTFARPMFSSLIMGAAAFGIYEGASYLLEMFMSSLYFINLIALIITIGSAVPIYFVLIIKLKAVKEKDLKGLPKGHLLVKAAKKLRLL, encoded by the coding sequence ATGTCTGACAATAAGAAAAAAGACGGATTTATTATGCAGGCGGGAATACTCGCTGCAGCGTCCATAATATGCAGAATTATTGGTTTGCTTTATAAGAGTCCGCTGACAGCCATTATCGGAGACGAAGGCAACGGCTATTACGCGACGGCGTATACATATTATACGATTATCCTTCTGGTTTCATCTTACAGCATTCCGTCGGCAATTGCAAAGGTGCTCGCACAGAGACTTGCGCTGAAAGAATACCGTAACGCACAGAGAATCTTTAAGTGCTCTGTGCTATATGTTATGGTAGTCGGAGGGGCTGCAAGTCTCATATTGTTTATCTGTGCGCCATATATCGTTATGGGACACTCAGTTCCGGTGCTTCGCATTTTTGCGCCAACTATTTTTTTCTATGGACTGCTGGGAGTTCTCAGAGGATATTTTCAGGCTCACAGGACGATGATGCAGACCTCCGTATCCCAGATATTAGAGCAGATACTCAATGCGGCGGTGAGCATGGGGGCGGCATATTTTCTTATGTGGGCGGCAAGTGCTTCCGGGAAGGACGGAAGCGAGCAGGCTATGTACGGAGCTATCGGCAGTGCGCTGGGGACCGGCAGCGGCGTGTTGATTGCCCTTTTATTCATGGCCGCGGTATATGCAATGAACCGTAAGACGATAGGCAAACGCATTGAGCGTGATATGACAACGGATGAGGAATCCTATAAGGAAATATTTAAGACCATAACCTCGGTAGTGACGCCTTTTATTCTGGGTACCTGTATCTACAATTTGGTAACGGCACTGGATCAGACCATTTACCTGAGATTTATGGTGCATTTAAAGGATATGGACTTTTCAGAGGCATCCACGAGTTATGGAATTCTGGCTCAAAAGGCGGTGACGATTTCCAATATTCCCATCGCTCTGGCTTCTGCCATGTCTTCGGCGATCATACCGACCATAGCTTCGGTCTATGCGCAGGGGGCATTTAAGCAGGCGAAGAAGAAGACCGCTTCCGCAATAAAGGTGACGATGCTGATTTCAATACCGGCGGCGGTGGGAATCGGCGTGTTGTCAAAGCCCTTGGTTTTGGCATTGTTTCCCCAGTTAGAGTCTTTAGAACTGGCGTCCAGGCTGTTGACAGGACTTTCGGTAACGGTTATTTTTTATGGATTATCTACGCTGACTAATGCGGTATTACAAGGGATTGGTAGAGTGAACACTCCGGTCATCAATGCGGCGATCGCTCTCATTTTGCAAACAGCGATGTTAGTTCCCGTCATATGGTTTACGGACTTAGGGATTTACGGTGTGATGCTGGCCACGATGATGTATTCGCTCATGATGTGCATATTAAATAGCATATCTTTGCGAAAATATTTGGATTATAAGCAGGAATTCGATAAGACCTTTGCAAGACCTATGTTTTCCTCACTGATTATGGGTGCGGCGGCATTTGGGATTTATGAAGGGGCTTCGTACCTTTTGGAGATGTTTATGTCTTCCTTATATTTTATCAATTTAATCGCTTTGATCATAACGATAGGGTCTGCAGTTCCTATTTATTTCGTGTTGATTATTAAACTAAAGGCGGTAAAGGAGAAGGATCTGAAGGGGCTTCCCAAAGGACATTTATTAGTGAAAGCCGCAAAGAAGCTGCGGTTGTTATAG
- the glgA gene encoding glycogen synthase GlgA, with translation MKKILFMASEGVPFIKTGGLADVVGSLPKCIDKEYFDVRVMIPKYSCITEEMKEKMTFKTYFHMDFNWKNEYVGIMEAKEDGVTYYFIDNETMFSGFRPYSDNVLEEVTKFSFFSKAALSALPLIDFRPDVIHCHDWQTGLVPVYLKERFQGSEFFRGIKSVMTIHNLKFQGKWDVKTVKSITGLPDYFFTPDKLEAYKDANLLKGGIVYADAITTVSDTYAEEIKTPFYGEGMDGLLRAKEKDLRGIVNGIDYDDFNPETDKYIEHNYNAVNFRKEKIKNKRALQAELGLEQDDKKMLIGIVSRLTDQKGFDLISYMMEEMCQDAVQIVILGTGEEQYENMFRHFDWKYNNKVSANIFYSEALSHKIYAACDAFLMPSLFEPCGLSQLMALRYGTVPIVRETGGLKDTVEPYNEYESEGTGFSFSNYNAHEMLATIRYAERIYYDRKREWNKIIDRGMAADFSWHVSAKKYQEMYDWLIG, from the coding sequence ATGAAGAAAATTTTATTTATGGCGTCGGAGGGTGTACCCTTCATTAAGACCGGCGGTTTGGCTGATGTGGTCGGTTCTTTGCCGAAATGTATAGATAAAGAGTATTTTGACGTCAGAGTCATGATTCCCAAATATAGCTGTATAACGGAAGAAATGAAAGAAAAAATGACGTTTAAGACTTACTTTCATATGGATTTTAATTGGAAGAATGAATATGTGGGAATCATGGAGGCGAAGGAGGATGGAGTAACTTATTATTTCATCGACAATGAAACCATGTTTTCAGGATTTAGGCCATATAGTGACAATGTTTTGGAGGAGGTCACCAAGTTTTCCTTCTTTTCCAAGGCTGCGTTATCTGCCCTTCCGCTCATCGATTTCAGACCGGATGTGATTCATTGTCATGATTGGCAGACAGGACTCGTTCCGGTATATTTAAAAGAGCGTTTTCAGGGGAGCGAATTTTTCCGCGGAATAAAGTCCGTAATGACTATTCACAATTTGAAGTTCCAAGGGAAATGGGATGTGAAGACCGTAAAGTCAATTACCGGATTGCCGGATTATTTTTTCACGCCGGATAAGCTGGAAGCATATAAGGATGCGAATCTACTAAAGGGAGGTATCGTATATGCGGACGCAATAACTACGGTAAGCGATACTTATGCGGAGGAAATTAAGACTCCTTTTTACGGGGAAGGCATGGACGGACTCCTTCGTGCGAAAGAAAAGGACCTGCGGGGAATCGTAAATGGTATTGATTACGATGATTTCAATCCCGAGACCGATAAATATATTGAACATAATTACAATGCGGTGAATTTCCGAAAGGAAAAAATTAAGAATAAACGCGCACTTCAGGCGGAACTCGGTTTGGAGCAGGATGATAAGAAGATGCTGATTGGCATCGTATCCAGACTGACGGACCAGAAGGGTTTTGACCTGATCAGCTATATGATGGAAGAAATGTGTCAGGATGCGGTTCAAATCGTGATATTAGGAACCGGTGAGGAGCAATATGAAAATATGTTCCGTCATTTTGACTGGAAATATAACAATAAGGTTTCTGCCAATATCTTTTACTCCGAGGCGCTGTCCCATAAGATTTATGCGGCGTGTGACGCTTTTCTCATGCCGTCCTTGTTCGAGCCCTGCGGACTCAGCCAGCTCATGGCGCTTCGCTACGGAACGGTACCGATTGTAAGGGAGACCGGCGGATTGAAGGATACAGTAGAACCTTATAACGAATACGAGAGCGAAGGAACCGGATTTTCCTTTTCCAACTATAATGCCCATGAGATGCTGGCGACGATTCGCTATGCGGAGCGTATTTATTACGATAGGAAACGTGAGTGGAATAAGATTATCGACAGAGGAATGGCGGCAGACTTTTCTTGGCACGTATCTGCGAAAAAATATCAGGAAATGTATGATTGGCTGATAGGATAG